A stretch of the Nerophis ophidion isolate RoL-2023_Sa linkage group LG29, RoL_Noph_v1.0, whole genome shotgun sequence genome encodes the following:
- the LOC133546203 gene encoding gastrula zinc finger protein XlCGF8.2DB-like: protein MRTEEPQPSHIKKEEEYPLIPHFKKEEEDPLTPHFKKEVVDPLTPHSKEEEEDPVTPYIKEEEEEEGISQPKWLEEFPVTGVPVKSEDDEVKGESEERGGGEPPSSSSTQHMTTEADGDHCGGSQADKLLAPLSDSEDTTSHSPDTDDEDSKDDKTCHTDNTHFTSSHCHKTLKYHCRLKSHMRTHTGEKPFSCSECGKGFTRSQHLKVHMRTHTGERPFLCSICGKVFIQRYYLKSHMSTHTGGKHCSCSECGKNYTQSHNLKTHMRIDTGEKPFSCSICGKNFTRRQHFKTHMTIHTGEKPFSCSICVKNFTQRQSLKVHMRLHNGEKKCFLLRLW from the coding sequence atgcggacagaggagccacagccctcccacattaagaaggaagaggaatacccactgataccccattttaaaaaggaagaggaggacccactgacaccccattttaaaaaggaagtggtGGATCCACTGACTCCTCACtctaaggaggaagaggaggacccagtgACCCcttacattaaagaggaagaggaggaagagggcatcagtcagcctaaatggttggaggagttcccagtgactggtgtccctgtgaagagtgaagatgatgaggtgaaaggtgaaagtgaggagaggggagggggggagcctccaagcagcagctcaacacaacacatgacaacagaagctgatggagaccactgtggaggatcacaagcagacaagctcttagctccactatcagatagtgaggacacaacgtcacactctcctgacactgatgatgaagactctaaagatgataagacatgtcacactgacaacactcacttcacatcttctcactgtcacaaaactcttaaataccattgtcgtctgaaatcacacatgagaacacacactggagaaaaacctttttcttgctcagaatgtggtaaaggttttacacgaagtcaacatttgaaagtacacatgagaacacacactggagaaagaccttttttatgttcaatctgtgggAAAGTTTTTATTCAAAGGTACTATTTAAAAtcacacatgagtacacacactggaggaaaacattgttcctgctcagaatgtggtaaaaattatactcaaagccataatttgaaaacacacatgagaatagacactggagaaaaacctttttcatgttcaatctgtggtaaaaattttactcgaaggcaacattttaaaacacacatgacaatacacactggagaaaaacctttttcatgttcaatttgtgtcaaaaattttactcaaaggcaatctttgaaagtacatatgagattacacaatggagaaaaaaaatgtttcctgctcagactgtggtaa